The Stenotrophomonas sp. ZAC14D1_NAIMI4_1 DNA segment CAGCAGGATCTTCATCGAATAGGGCAGGTGGGAGATATCGAAGCGCTGGCCCAGCTTGGGAAGGCTGAAGTAGTCGTAGGTCTTGCCGCCGACGTCCAGCTGGCTGCGGGTGGAGAACGAATCGCTCATGCGGGATGACTCCTCTTGCGGATGGCTTGCACTGGCCCACCGTGGCGGGCCTGCTTGCGTTTGCCGGTGGCGTTCCGGCCGCCGGATCCCCGCCAGTATGGCCGAGCGGGGAGGGCCCGAAACGCCCTTGGCGCAGGACGCAAGGTTACATGGCTGTATGTAGTGCCGATGTCACGGTTTGCCGCGCCACTGGCTCATCAGCATCTGCAGGAAGCGCTCGGCAGTGGGTGAGAGCAGGGCGCCGCGGCGGCGCACGATGCCGATGGTGCGCGACACCACCGGATTGCCGATCGGGCGGGTCACCAGGATCGGGTGGTCGCCATCGGGGGTGGCCATTTTCGGCAGCACCGAGACACCAATGCCGGCTTCGACCATGCCCAGGGACGTGGACAGGTGGGTCACTTCGTAGTGCCAGCTCAGCTTCAGGTTTTCGCGTGCCAGGGCGCCGTCGAGCAGGGTGCGGTTGCCGCTGGTGCGGTGCACGGTGATGAGCTGGTGCTGGGCCAGGTCGGCCCATTCGACCTTGCGCTTGCGGGCCAGCGGGTGGTCGCGGCGGCAGGCCAGCACGAAGGGGTCTTCGGCCAGTACGTCGAAATCCAGGTTGGGGTCGTTGGCCCCCATGAAGTTGATGCCGAATTCCACTTCGCCGCGTTCCACCGCCTGCAGGCCCTCGGTGGCCGGAATATCGAGGATGCGGAAGCGCACGTTCGGGTGCGCCTCGTGGAAGCGTGCCATCACGCTGGGCAGGAAGTAGAACGCGGCCGTAGGCAGGCAGGCGATGGTGACCGTGGCGCCGCGGGTGTCCTCGCGGCCGCGCAGGGAAAACAACGAACCGTCGAACTCTTCCAGCATGCGCCGCACCAGCGGCAGCAGGTTCTCGCCGACGGCGGTGGTGCTGACGCTGCGCGTGGTGCGTTCCAGCAGGGGTGAGCCGACGGCCTGTTCCAGCTTCTGGATGCGGCGGCTGAGCGCTGGCTGCGATACGTGCAGGCTTTCAGCGGCGCGATGGAAGCTGCGTGTCTCGGCAACGAGAAGGAATGCGCGCAGGTCGAGGATTTCGCAATTGATGCTCATTGGGTATCAATCATCCAAAAATCAGCAATTCACAGATCAATCGGGGTCATGCCAGTATCGAATCACAGAGGGGGTATTCATCCCCTATACGCATCAATCTAGCACACGTATGTCCAACGATCTGCTCAGCATTCCCTGCGTACTCATGCGCGGCGGTACATCCAAAGGCCCCTTCTTCCTGGCATCCGACCTGCCGGCGGACACCGCCCAGCGCGACCGCCTGCTGCTGGAAGTGATGGGCTCGGGCCATCCGCTGCAGATCGACGGCATCGGTGGTGGCAACGCCCTGACCAGCAAGGTGGCGATCATCGACCGCTCCAGCCGCGATGATGCCGACGTGGACTATCTGTTCGCCCAGGTGCGGGTGGAGCAGCAGGTGGTGGATACCTCGCCCAACTGCGGCAACATGCTGGCCGCGGTCGGCCCATACGCCATCGAACGGGGCCTGGTGCAGGCGCAGGACCCGCAGACGTCGGTGCGCATCTTCAACGTCAACACCGGCAAGCTGATCGTGGCAACGGTGGAAACCCCCGGCGGCGAAGTGGTCTACCGCGGCGATACGCGGATTGCCGGTGCGCCGGGCTCGGCCTCGCCGGTGCGGCTGTCCTTCCTGGATGCGGCCGGTGCCCGCACCGGCAAGCTGCTGCCCAGTGGCCACGCCCAGGAAACCATCGATGGCGTGGCGGTAAGCCTGGTGGACTGCGCGATGCCGATGATGCTGGTGCGCGCCGAGGACCTGGGCGTGCGTGGTGATGCGGCGCCCGCCGAACTGAATGCGGATGCGGTCTTTCTCGCCCGGCTGGAGGCGCTGCGCATCGAAGCCGGGGCCCGCATGGGCATCGCCGACGCCGGCAACAAGGTGATTCCCAAGCCGGTGCTGCTGTCTGCGCCGCAGCACGGCGGCCATCTGCAGGTGCGCTACTTCATGCCGCACCAGTGCCATACCGCGCTGGCGATCACCGGTGGGGTCGGCCTGGCCACGGCGGCGGTCACGCCAGGCACGCTGGCCAACACTTTCGTCGGATGCCTGGGCCTGCCCGGCAGCATTACCCTCGAACATCCGAGCGGGGCCCTGGATGTGGGCCTCAGCCGAAGCTCGGACGATGCGCCGGTGGTTGCCAGCGTGGTCCGTACCGCCCGCCGCCTGTTCGAAGGCCGCGTGTTCGCGACCTCGCCGGCAACCCCCGAGATCTGTTCCACCCAAGCCCGCCAATGGACTTCAGCGGCATGACCTGAAACCGGTCGGGCCCGCGCAGCCGCGCGTGGCCGGCCACCACAACGTAGATGCTTCACTCCTGGGAGGGATGATGTACAAGCAGATGTTCATGGCCGCGCTGTGCGCGGCAGGCCTGGCCATGGCCGGGTGCAGCAAGCAGGGGGCCGATGCGCAGGGCGCGGCGGCCGGCGGTGGCGACAACGCGCCGGTGCGGATCAGCGTGGGGTCGTACAACCTCAACAACCTGCCGTTCTTCATTGCCGATTCGAAGGGTTACTTCAAGGACGTCGGCCTGGAAGTGAAGACCGAGAACTTCGCCCAGGGCGGTTCGAAGGTCCTGCAGGCGCTGGTGGCCAACTCGACCGACGTGGCGGTGGGCTTCTATGACCACACCATCCAGATGCAGGCCAAGCACAAGGACGTCGTGGGCTTCGTGCTGCTGTCGCGCAATTCCGGCCTGGTGATGGCCGGCCGCGATGATGCGACGTTCGACCCGGCGCGCCCGGACACGATCAAGGGCCAGAAGGTGGGCATCACGGCACCGGGTTCCTCGTCCGACTTCTTCGTGCGCCACTTCCTGGCCCAGCATGACATCCCGGTGGACAGCATCTCGCTGATCGGCGTGGGGTCCGGTGCGGCGGCGGTGGCAGCACTGGAGCAGGGCAAGATCGACCTGCTGGTGAACTATGACCCGGCGGCGACGCTGATCACCGAGCGCAAGGTCGGGAAGATCATCATCGATGCACGCAGCGACGAGGGCGCACGCCAGGTCTACGGTGGCCTGTATCCGACCTCGGTGATGTATGCCAACCGCAGCTTCCTGGAACAGCGCCCGCAGGCGGCCGAGAAGATCGCCCGCGCCGAGCAGATGGCCCTGAAGTTCATCGCCGACAACAGCGCCGAGGACATCGTCGCCGCACTGCCGGACAGCTACGTCTCCGGCGACCGTGCCACCTACGCCCGTGCCGTGGAGAACGCCCGCGCGATCTTCACCACCGATGGCCACTTCACCGCGGCCGATCTGGAAACGCCGCTGAAGGTGCTGCGCGAGTTCAACAAGGATGTCGCCAACGCCGACATCGACCTGTCCAGAACCTACACCAATGCCTTCGTCGAGCGTGCCCACGCTGCGGCGCCGGCCGCCCAACGTTAAGCGGAGGTAACCCCATGGCCCTCAATGCCACCGTGCGCCAGCTCAACGGCGCGCCGCAGCTGGAGCCTGCACAGACCATGGTCGCCATCAACAAGGTGACCATGTCCTTCGGCGAATTCACCGCCGTGCGTGATGTCGACATCCAGGTGGGCGACGGCGAGTTCCTCGCCATCGTCGGCCCCACCGGCTGCGGCAAGAGCACCATCCTCAATTCCGTGGCGGGGCTGCTGAAGCCGTCGTCAGGCGAAGTGGCCATCGATGGCCGCGCGGTCAGCGGCGTGCAGGAGTCGGTCGGCTACCTGTTCCAGCAGGATGCGCTGCTGCCGTGGAAAACCGCCTACCAGAACGTCGAGCTGGGCCTGCGCTTCCGTGGCGTGCCCGAGGCCGAGCGCAAGGCCAAGGCCAATGCGTGGCTGGCCAAGGTCGGCCTGGCCGGCTTCGAGCACCGCTATCCGCACCAGCTGTCCGGTGGCCAGCGCAAGCGCGTGCAGATGGCGCAGGCGCTGATCGTCGAGCCGAAGGTGATCCTGATGGACGAGCCGTTCTCGGCGCTGGACATCCACACCCGCCACCTGATGCAGAACGAGCTGCTGCGACTGTGGCAGGAGGATCGCCGCTCGGTGATCCTGATCACCCACGATCTGGAAGAAGCCATCGCCCTGGGCGACCGCGTGGTGGTGTTGTCTTCCGGCCCGGCCAGCCGCGTCGTGCGCAGCTTCGACGTGGGCCTGGAACGGCCGCGCAATGTTGCCGAGATCAAGCTGGACGAACGTTTCACCGACCTGTACCGCGACATCTGGGCCTGCCTGCGCGGCGAAGTGGAGAAGAGCTATGCACGCCAAGACTGACAAGATCATCCAGCTGGCCCTGGTCATCGCCGTGTTCGGTGGCTGGGAAGGCGGCATCGCGCTGGGCGTGATCGATCCGTTCTTTTTCCCCTCGCCGACGGCGATCGTGCAGCAGGCGTGGACCTGGCTGTCCGATACTTCCTTCTACCAGCACGTCTACATCACCCTCACCGAAACCGCGCTGGGCTACCTGATCGGTACCGGCCTGGGTGTGGCCGGTGGCGTCTGGCTCGGCCTGAGCCGCCGCTCGGCTCGCATCCTGGATCCTTTCATCAAGGGCTTCAATGCGATCCCGCGCGTGGTGCTGGCGCCGATCTTCGTGCTCTGGCTGGGCCTGGGCCTGTGGTCGAAGGTGGCCCTGGCGGTGACCCTGGTGTTCTTCACCACCTTCTTCAACGCCATGCAGGGCGTGCGTGAAGTGAACCCGGTGGTGCTGGCCAATGCGCGCATCCTCGGTGCGGGCCGCAGCGACCTGCTGCGCCACGTCTACTTCCCCGCGGCTGCCAGCTGGATCCTGTCTTCGCTGCGGACCTCGGTCGGCTTCGCCGTGGTCGGCGCCATCATCGGTGAGTACCTGGGCGCTTCGGCAGGCCTGGGCTACCTGATCGCGCAGGCCGAAGGCAACTTCAATGCCGTGGGTGTGTTTGCCGGCATCATCATCCTGGCCGCCTTCGTGCTGGTCATCGATGCCCTGCTCGACGTGGTCGAGAACAAGCTGATCACCTGGCGTCCCAACGCCCAGGCACAGGCCACCAGCTGACCGCGCCGCGCTGAGCCCGCATGCCGTGCCGCCGGGCTGATCCGGCGGCGCGCGCTGCCTCCCCCGATCTTCCCCCGCACCACCGCAACAGGCCAGCGCCAGGCCAGGGGGCCGGCTGGCCGGAGAGAGAACCCATGAACACGCACACCGTGCTGCCCCGCGCAGCGCTGTCGGTCGCGCTCGGCCTGCTGTTGGCCAGCGGCCATGCCGGGGCACAATCCGCCCCGGCCCCGTTGAGCCAGGCCGAACTGTCGGCGCTGGTGCAGCAGCAGGCACTGCAGATCCAGCAGCTTGAAGCCCGTCTGCGTGCGGTTGAAGGCGGGCAGGGCGGCGCTGCCGCCGCCGTGGCGACACCGGGACCGGCACCGGCCCCAGCGCTGGAAACGCGCGTGGCCGCGCTGGAGTCAAGCCAGTCCAAGGCACCGAAGGTGTCCTGGGCGAAGGGGGCGCCGGAATTCAGCAGTGCCGACGGCAAGGTGGCGTTCCGCCCGCGCGGCCGCCTGTTCGTCGATGGCTCCAGTACCGATGGCTCGTCGGTGGCCGACCGCAACATTTCCGGCACCGAGATCCGCTCGGTGCGCCTGGGCGCCGAGGGCCGCTACGGCATCCTGGGCTGGGCGGTGGAGGGTGACTTCGCCGACAACGCGGTCGCCTGGAAATCGGTCTATGCGACCGTGGACCACACCCTGTTCGGCCTGCCGGCCGACCTGACCGTGGGCAATCGGCTGAACGACCGTGGCATCGACGGCTCCAGCAGCACCTCCAACACGCCGTTCCCGGACCGCAACGTGGTCGGCACGCTGATGCTGCCGCAGCGTGGCCTGTTCGGCGTGGGCCTGACCGAGCGCGTGTACGGCAAGGGCTGGCACGCCAGCCTGTCGGTGGCAGGCAACGATCTGAACAACGCCGGCAACGACAACGACAGCCAGACCTGGGCCACGCGCGTGCACTGGAATCCGGTGGCCAGCAAGGCCGCCACCGTGCACCTGGGGGCCTGGGCCTTCCACGAGGAGATCGCCGCCGGTGCCAGCGGGGTGCTGCGCAGCTCGGCCATCGCCGGGCACTTCAACGATCTGGTGAAGATCGCCCCGGGCACCCTGGTGGGGGCCGAGCGCAGCACGGCCTATGGCCTGGAAGCGGCTGGGTTCTTCGGCCCGGCATGGGCCACCGGCGAATGGGGTACGCGCAACCTGCGCGGCGTCGACGCCAGCGGCCGTTACGACCTGGACCACCAGGCCTGGGCGGTGTCGGCGGGCTGGTTCCTGGCGGGCGCACTTCCGGCGTACTCGGGCAAGGCCGGCACCTGGGGCAAGGTGAAGGTGGCCGACCCGGTAACCGATGGCGGCGCTGGGGCCTGGGAACTGAAGGCGCGCTATGAGGACGTGGACTACGCCGAGCTGCCCACCGGCGGCACCGGCCACGCGTGGACGCTGGGAACGAACTGGTACCTGAACGACTACAGCCGGGTGATGTTCGAGGCGATCCGCTGGCAGACCTACAACCGCAGCGGCAGCGGGCAGGGCAGGGACGAGGGCACGACCTTCAATACCCGCCTGCAGGTGGTCTTCTAAGTACGCGGGTGGCGGTATGGCCCCTTCGGTATGTATAATTCGTGCATACCGAAGAGGGCCTACCCATGGAAGCCACCGTTGCAGAGCGCGGACAGATCACCCTGCCCAAGGCAGTGCGTGACGCGCTGGGCCTGACCAAGGGCACCCAGCTGAAGGTCGAGCTGGACGGCAGCCGGATCATTCTGCGCAAGAGTGTTGACGATGCCATTTCACGGGCGCGCGGCAAGTTCGCGCTTGATGGCTTCGATTCGGCCGAGGCCGCCGTGCGCGCCGTGCGCGACGAGGAATAAGCCGTGATGATCGCCGTCGATTCCCCGGTGCTGGTTGAACTGCTGAGCAACGGCCCGCAGGCCGATGCAGTGGAGGCCTGCCTGCGGCAGAGCCTGGTCGGCGGCCGCGTGGTGGTCTGCGGCGCGACCCTGGCTGAAGTCTGCGCCTCGCTGCGCGGCGGCGCCGAGGTGCTTGAAGCGCTGGAAGAGATGGGCGTGCACTTCAATGCGCTGGAGGCCAAGTCGGCCCTGCGCGCCGGCGAGATGCACCGCCGCCACCGCCAGCGCAGCGGCAGCCGCCGCAGCCTGGACGATTTCATGGTCGGCGCCCACGCACTGCTGCAGTGCGATGGCCTGATCACCTGGAACGACACGTTTTACCGCGACTACTTCAAGGGCCTGAAGCTGATCGTGCCGCAAGCCTGAGCCCACTTTTGTTTTTTCAACCTACGCATTACCCGGGAGTTGTCATGTTGGAAGCCTACCGCCACCACGTCGCCGAGCGCGCTGCGCTTGGCATCCCGCCGCTGCCGCTGAGCGCGCAGCAGACGGCCGATGTCATCGAACTGCTGAAGAACCCGCCGCAGGGCGAGGCCGAGTTCCTGCTCGACCTGCTGACCCACCGCGTGCCGGCCGGCGTCGACGATGCTGCCAAAGTCAAAGCCTCGTACCTGGCGGCCATCGCCCTGGGCAGCGAGCAGAACCCGCTGATCAGCCGCGAGCGCGCCACCGAACTGCTGGGCACCATGCTCGGCGGTTACAACGTCGCCCCGCTGGTGCAGCTGCTGGACGATGCGGCCATCGGCACCATCGCCGCTGCGGGCCTGAAGAAGACCCTGCTGGTCTTCGACGCCTTCCATGACGTGCAGGAAAAGGCCAAGGCCGGCAACGCCAACGCCCAGTCCGTGCTGCAGAGCTGGGCCGATGCCGAGTGGTTCACCAGCAACCCGGAAGTGCCGCAGAGCCTGACCGTCACCGTGTTCAAGGTGCCGGGCGAAACCAACACCGACGACCTGTCGCCGGCCCCGGACGCCACCACCCGCCCTGACATTCCGATGCACGCCCTGGCGATGCTGAAGAACAAGCGCGACGATGCGGCGTTCACCCCGGAAGAAGACGGCAAGCGCGGTCCGATCCAGCAGATCCTCGACCTCAAGGACAAGGGCCACCTGGTTGCCTACGTGGGCGACGTGGTCGGTACCGGTTCCTCGCGCAAGTCGGCCACCAACAGCGTGCTGTGGTGGACCGGCGATGACATTCCGTTCATCCCGAACAAGCGCGCCGGTGGCGTCTGCCTGGGCGGCAAGATCGCCCCGATCTTCTACAACACCATGGAAGATGCCGGCGCCCTGCCGATCGAGCTGGACGTTTCGCAGATGGAGCACGGCGACGTGGTCGAGCTGCGTCCGTACGACGGCAAGGCACTGAAGAACGGCGAAGTGATCGCCGAGTTCGAAGTGAAGAGCGACGTGCTGTTCGACGAAGTGCGCGCCGGTGGCCGCATTCCGCTGATCATCGGCCGCGGCCTGACCGGCAAGGCGCGTGAAGCGCTGGGCCTGGCCCCGACCGACCTGTTCCGCCTGCCGGTGCAGCCGGCCGACAACGGCAAGGGCTTCTCGCTGGCACAGAAGATGGTGGGCCGCGCCTGTGGCCTGGCAGAAGGCCAGGGCATGCGCCCGGGCACCTACTGCGAACCGAAGATGACCTCGGTCGGCTCGCAGGACACCACCGGCCCGATGACCCGTGACGAGCTGAAGGACCTGGCCTGCCTGGGCTTCTCGGCCGACCTGGTGATGCAGTCGTTCTGCCACACCGCCGCGTACCCGAAGCCGGTGGACGTGAAGACCCACCACACCCTGCCGGAGTTCATCTCCACCCGTGGCGGCGTCTCGCTGCGCCCGGGCGACGGCGTGATCCACAGCTGGCTCAACCGCATGCTGCTGCCGGACACCGTCGGCACCGGTGGTGACTCGCACACCCGTTTCCCGGTGGGCATTTCGTTCCCGGCCGGTTCGGGCCTGGTCGCCTTCGCTGCGGCCACCGGCGTCATGCCGCTGGACATGCCGGAATCGGTGCTGGTGCGCTTCAAGGGCCAGATGCAGCCGGGCGTCACCCTGCGTGACCTGGTCAACGCCATTCCGCTGTACGCCATCAAGTCGGGCCTGCTGACCGTGGCCAAGGCTGGCAAGAAGAACATCTTCTCCGGCCGCATCCTGGAAATCGAAGGCCTGCCGGAGCTGAAGGTCGAACAGGCGTTCGAACTGTCCGACGCCTCGGCCGAGCGTTCGGCGGCCGGTTGCTCGGTGCGCCTGAACAAGGAACCGATCATCGAGTACCTGACCAGCAACATCACCCTGCTGAAGTGGATGATTGCCGAGGGTTACCAGGATCCGCGTTCGCTGCAGCGCCGTATCGAGAAGATGGAAGCGTGGCTGGCCAACCCGGAGCTGCTGGAGCCGGATGCCGACGCCGAATACGCCGCCGTCATCGAGATCGACCTGGCCGACATCCACGAGCCGATCGTGGCCTGCCCGAACGACCCGGACGACGTCAAGACGCTGTCCGAAGTGGCTGGCGCCAAGATCGACGAAGTGTTCATCGGTTCGTGCATGACCAACATCGGTCACTTCCGTGCCGCTGCCAAGCTGCTGGAAGGCAAGCGTGACCTGCCGACCCGCCTGTGGGTGGCCCCGCCGACCAAGATGGACGCCTCGGAGCTGACCAAGGAAGGCGTGTACGGCACCTTCGGCGCCACCGGTGCACGCATGGAAATGCCGGGCTGCTCGCTGTGCATGGGCAACCAGGCGCAGATCCGCGAAGGCTCCACCGCGATGTCGACCTCGACCCGCAACTTCCCGAACCGCCTGGGCCGCAACACCAACGTGTACCTGGGTTCGGCCGAACTGGCCGCGATCTGCTCGCGTCTGGGCCGCATCCCGACCAAGGAAGAGTACATGGCCGATGTGGGCGTGATTGCCGCCAGCGGCGCGGAGATCTACCGCTACATGAACTTCGACCAGATCGAGGAATACCAGGACGTGGCCAAGACGGTCGCTGCCTGAGGGTAGTGCCGGCCGCTGGCCGGCATCCCGTTGAAGCGAAGAACCCCCGGTGAAAGCCGGGGGTTTTTTTATGTGCGATGCTCGCGACCAGACCCGTGAGTGATTGAACTCTGCAGAATGAACAGGCTCGTGTTTTTCATCATTGCCGGTGCTGCCTTGTCGTGCGTTGCTTCTGCCGCGTGCGCACGGGAACCTGGCGTCGATTACATCTCCAAGGCGTTTGCCGACGGTGGCTACCGCCCGCATGCGTATCTCGAGGCGGATGTGATCAAGCGATATGGGAAGGGTGCCGAGACGGTCGATCAGATCGGCTTGGTACGACGTGTCTACCGTGACGCCGCGTCTGCACGTGAGGTGGTCATCACCTCGAACCCCGATGTCGCGCCGGAATTCCGCACGGTGGATGAGATCCGTGTTTCTTCGCTGTCGCCAGGGGAAGGGAATGCCGGAACAGTAGAGGGACTGGGAGCCATTGCCTTGAACGGCGTACGGATTGGTGGCCCGGCCGCAGCGGTGCAGAAGATCGCCAGTCAGGCGGCGGCCAAAGAAAGCGTGCAGGACCGTCTGGGTGGCGTGGTCGTTGACCGGACCTGCATCTTCCTGGAGGGAGGCTCGAGCAACTGCTACTTCCTGCGCGAGGGGAAAGTCGTGGCCCTGGCGGTGGGCTTCGGCCCGTAGTGTTGATCGCAGTGGCCGGTAGTCACCAGCGTCAGCGATAGCGGAAGGGCCAGGCGTCCGGTCCGTCGTTGCTGCGCTCGGCGCAGACCTCGCGGAAGGTCTGCAGGAAGGCCTGCTGCGGTCGCGTCGGGTGCCAGTCGGCGCGGGTGGTCAGGCCGATGCGGCGGCGCAGGGCGCGGCCGGCCAGGCCCAGTTCGGCCAGCAGGCCGGCCTGGCGTTCGATCAGGAACTGGTCGCGTGACATCAGGGTCAGCCAGTCATCCTCCAGCAGCAGGCCGCGGGTGATCACCAGCGAGCCGCATTCGATGCGCAGCACCGGTGGCTCGTGGCCGTTGTCGCGGAACATCCGCTCCCAGCGTGCACGCACCGGCGCACCGGTGGCCGGGATCACCCACGGATAGTCCAGCAGTTGTTCGAAACGCCACGGCAGCTGCGCGGCGAGGGGATGGTCCGCGCGGCCGACGATGACCGGATCATCGTCGAACAAGCCTTCCTGCACCACGTCGGGCACCGCGCTGAGGTCGCGCATGGCGCCAACCAGCAGGTCCAGGCTGCCTTCGCGCAGGTCGGACAGCAGCTCGGAAAACGGGCCTTCCACCACGTTCACCGTGGCGCCTGGCCAGGCGCGTGCGAACCGGGCCAGTGCCTGCGGCAGCAGCAATGCGCGCGCCAGCGGCATCACCCCGATGGCCAGGCGGCCGCCGTGCTGGTCGCGGGTGGCGGCCAGTTCGTCCAGGCCGGTGGCCAGCTCGGAAAGCGCCAGGCGGACCCAGCGCAGCAGGCGGGTGGCGGCGGGCGTGGCCAGCAGGGCCTTGCCACGCCGCTGCAGCAGCGGCACTTCGATCACCGCTTCCAGTTCGCGCACCGCGCGGTGCATGGCCGGCTGCGAAACCCCGGCGCGCGCTGCCGCGAGCGTGAAGCTGCCCGCGCTGTCCACCGCGTTGAGGGCGCGCAGCTGGCTGAGTGTCAGCCGCCGTTCGATGGTTGCCAGTGAAGGCAGGCGCGCCGCACGCCGGGCCGCGCGTACGCCACGGGCGAGGTAGGCGAGGGCGCGTTCGATGCGCGGTGCGAGCAGGCGCGTCGCTTCGGTGGCGACCATGCCGCCTGGCTGGCGGTCGAACAGCGGCGCATCGAGCTGACGCTCCAGCCGTGCGATGGCCTGAGTGAGTGCGGGCTGGGACAGGTTGAGATGCGGTGCGGCCGCGCTGATGCCGCCGTGCGCGTGCACCGCCACCATCGCGTGCAGGTGTTTCAGGTTCAGCTCGGGCAGTCCATTCATGGCACAACTATAACCAGATTGAATGGGTGGGACGAAAAACGATCTTGAGGGGTCTGCACGGGGCGGAACAGACTGCGCCATCGCCAACGAAGGATGGATGGATGTCCCGCGTCATCACCCGCATCGAACGCGCCGAACCGGCGCTGATCCAGTCACTGGCCGAGGCCGGCGTGGCCACCGCGCATGAGGCACAGGGGCGCAGCGGCCTGCTGCACCCGCGGCTGCGCCCGATCTACAGCGGTGTGCGCATCGCAGGCAGTGCGGTCACTGTGTCAGTGCCGCCGGGCGACAACTGGATGATGCACGTGGCCATCGAGCAGCTCGGCCAGGGCGACATCCTGGTGGTGGCGCCGACCAGCGACTGCACCGACGGCTACTTCGGCGACCTGCTGGCGACCTCGGCGCAGGCCCGTGGCTGCCGCGGCCTGGTCATTGATGCGGGCGTGCGCGATGTGCGCGAGCTGACCGCAATGGGCTTCCCGGTGTGGAGCCGTGCGGTGCACGCGCAGGGCACGGTGAAGGAAACCCTGGGCTCGGTGAACGTGCCGCTGGTCTGCGGAGGCGCTTTGGTGAATGCGGGTGACGTGGTGATCGCCGACGATGACGGCGTCTGCATCGTGCCACGCGCCGATGCGGCACGGGTGGCCGCAGAAGCGCAGGCACGCGAGGCACGCGAGGCTGACAAGCGCGAGCGCCTGGCCCGTGGCGAGCTCGGCCTGGACCTCTACGCCATGCGCGAGCGCCTTGCCGCCAAGGGCCTGCGCTATGAGTAAGAGCGTGCGCGCGATGTGGATGCGCGGCGGTACGTCCAAGGGCGGGTTCTTCCTCGCCCAGGACCTGCCGGCCGACGCAGCCGCGCGTGATGCCTTCCTGCTGCGTGCCTATGGTTCGCCGGACGTGCGGCAGATCGACGGCATGGGCGGCGGCGACCCGC contains these protein-coding regions:
- a CDS encoding LysR family transcriptional regulator, with the translated sequence MSINCEILDLRAFLLVAETRSFHRAAESLHVSQPALSRRIQKLEQAVGSPLLERTTRSVSTTAVGENLLPLVRRMLEEFDGSLFSLRGREDTRGATVTIACLPTAAFYFLPSVMARFHEAHPNVRFRILDIPATEGLQAVERGEVEFGINFMGANDPNLDFDVLAEDPFVLACRRDHPLARKRKVEWADLAQHQLITVHRTSGNRTLLDGALARENLKLSWHYEVTHLSTSLGMVEAGIGVSVLPKMATPDGDHPILVTRPIGNPVVSRTIGIVRRRGALLSPTAERFLQMLMSQWRGKP
- a CDS encoding 4-oxalomesaconate tautomerase, with amino-acid sequence MSNDLLSIPCVLMRGGTSKGPFFLASDLPADTAQRDRLLLEVMGSGHPLQIDGIGGGNALTSKVAIIDRSSRDDADVDYLFAQVRVEQQVVDTSPNCGNMLAAVGPYAIERGLVQAQDPQTSVRIFNVNTGKLIVATVETPGGEVVYRGDTRIAGAPGSASPVRLSFLDAAGARTGKLLPSGHAQETIDGVAVSLVDCAMPMMLVRAEDLGVRGDAAPAELNADAVFLARLEALRIEAGARMGIADAGNKVIPKPVLLSAPQHGGHLQVRYFMPHQCHTALAITGGVGLATAAVTPGTLANTFVGCLGLPGSITLEHPSGALDVGLSRSSDDAPVVASVVRTARRLFEGRVFATSPATPEICSTQARQWTSAA
- a CDS encoding ABC transporter substrate-binding protein — translated: MYKQMFMAALCAAGLAMAGCSKQGADAQGAAAGGGDNAPVRISVGSYNLNNLPFFIADSKGYFKDVGLEVKTENFAQGGSKVLQALVANSTDVAVGFYDHTIQMQAKHKDVVGFVLLSRNSGLVMAGRDDATFDPARPDTIKGQKVGITAPGSSSDFFVRHFLAQHDIPVDSISLIGVGSGAAAVAALEQGKIDLLVNYDPAATLITERKVGKIIIDARSDEGARQVYGGLYPTSVMYANRSFLEQRPQAAEKIARAEQMALKFIADNSAEDIVAALPDSYVSGDRATYARAVENARAIFTTDGHFTAADLETPLKVLREFNKDVANADIDLSRTYTNAFVERAHAAAPAAQR
- a CDS encoding ABC transporter ATP-binding protein, which translates into the protein MALNATVRQLNGAPQLEPAQTMVAINKVTMSFGEFTAVRDVDIQVGDGEFLAIVGPTGCGKSTILNSVAGLLKPSSGEVAIDGRAVSGVQESVGYLFQQDALLPWKTAYQNVELGLRFRGVPEAERKAKANAWLAKVGLAGFEHRYPHQLSGGQRKRVQMAQALIVEPKVILMDEPFSALDIHTRHLMQNELLRLWQEDRRSVILITHDLEEAIALGDRVVVLSSGPASRVVRSFDVGLERPRNVAEIKLDERFTDLYRDIWACLRGEVEKSYARQD
- a CDS encoding ABC transporter permease, whose translation is MHAKTDKIIQLALVIAVFGGWEGGIALGVIDPFFFPSPTAIVQQAWTWLSDTSFYQHVYITLTETALGYLIGTGLGVAGGVWLGLSRRSARILDPFIKGFNAIPRVVLAPIFVLWLGLGLWSKVALAVTLVFFTTFFNAMQGVREVNPVVLANARILGAGRSDLLRHVYFPAAASWILSSLRTSVGFAVVGAIIGEYLGASAGLGYLIAQAEGNFNAVGVFAGIIILAAFVLVIDALLDVVENKLITWRPNAQAQATS
- a CDS encoding porin — translated: MNTHTVLPRAALSVALGLLLASGHAGAQSAPAPLSQAELSALVQQQALQIQQLEARLRAVEGGQGGAAAAVATPGPAPAPALETRVAALESSQSKAPKVSWAKGAPEFSSADGKVAFRPRGRLFVDGSSTDGSSVADRNISGTEIRSVRLGAEGRYGILGWAVEGDFADNAVAWKSVYATVDHTLFGLPADLTVGNRLNDRGIDGSSSTSNTPFPDRNVVGTLMLPQRGLFGVGLTERVYGKGWHASLSVAGNDLNNAGNDNDSQTWATRVHWNPVASKAATVHLGAWAFHEEIAAGASGVLRSSAIAGHFNDLVKIAPGTLVGAERSTAYGLEAAGFFGPAWATGEWGTRNLRGVDASGRYDLDHQAWAVSAGWFLAGALPAYSGKAGTWGKVKVADPVTDGGAGAWELKARYEDVDYAELPTGGTGHAWTLGTNWYLNDYSRVMFEAIRWQTYNRSGSGQGRDEGTTFNTRLQVVF
- a CDS encoding AbrB/MazE/SpoVT family DNA-binding domain-containing protein, whose translation is MEATVAERGQITLPKAVRDALGLTKGTQLKVELDGSRIILRKSVDDAISRARGKFALDGFDSAEAAVRAVRDEE
- a CDS encoding type II toxin-antitoxin system VapC family toxin, which produces MIAVDSPVLVELLSNGPQADAVEACLRQSLVGGRVVVCGATLAEVCASLRGGAEVLEALEEMGVHFNALEAKSALRAGEMHRRHRQRSGSRRSLDDFMVGAHALLQCDGLITWNDTFYRDYFKGLKLIVPQA